From the genome of Nicotiana sylvestris chromosome 2, ASM39365v2, whole genome shotgun sequence, one region includes:
- the LOC138885702 gene encoding uncharacterized protein yields MREKSASQEGETIYSSSPEAKVNFLSFLSFRLKCLLSSIFSQDYAAGLFGFLIVECMCHTPCAEYTMFLIGYTIDIQSYKNHMPIIYLRRFTTNKVSPAGYTSNSSVLLTSKIQVKSTIVNICYSSPLGKRSYHGLLYDYWSNFILSAQDCEYLLALTRRICFYHVIFLVLGILLITLASFLSKSLGFYYGSAMAVGSLIFLVILLFQVGVGSFFLRYVSQLLRSILNEIGIGEDMYNPIFANSAVFPRNSWSLVGKGSLGAMVKLSPCDQITEFSGSFIGFGGTDMWSSDFASLEEIIPSQICFALLQAKDFCFCSNFIFSHCRFHAKQEFITNRHALSLEMSGFLHITDKGSYGSRTSERNRNDTIPSSLLSETDTFDFTFHNTSERKKLSKDEWNKLARDTTKKAMEELVSSPDLSKWVVAHADRITLYESKFR; encoded by the exons ATGAGGGAGAAGAGTGCAAGTCAGGAAGGAGAGACTATTTATAGCTCTTCACCGGAAGCAAAGGTGAactttctctctttcctttctttccgTCTCAAGTGTTTGCTTTCCTCTATATTTAGTCAGGACTATGCAGCAGGCTTATTTGGTTTTCTGATTGTGGAATGCAT GTGTCACACACCTTGTGCTGAATATACAATGTTTCTCATTGGATATACCATTGATATACAGTCTTACAAAAATCACATGCCTATAATATATCTGAGAAGATTTACTACGAACAAG GTTAGTCCAGCTGGTTACACATCAAACTCTTCAGTACTTTTAACTTCTAAGATCCAG GTTAAGAGTACCATAGTTAATATTTGTTACTCTTCTCCTCTTGGTAAAAGGAGCTATCATGGTTTACTATATGATTATTGGTCAAATTTCATCCTTTCTGCTCAAGATTGTGAGTATTTGTTAGCTCTAACAAGGAG AATTTGTTTCTATCATGTTATTTTTCTGGTACTGGGGATATTGTTAATTACTCTGGCATCCTTCCTTAGCAAGTCTCTAGGATTTTACTATGGCAGTGCAATGGCAGTAGGGTCACTCATTTTCCTTGTGATACTTCTTTTCCAG GTTGGAGTGGGATCTTTCTTTCTGCGCTATGTGTCACAATTGTTGCGTTCAATACTTAACGAGATTGGTATTGGTGAAGACATGTATAACCCTATAT TTGCAAATTCTGCTGTTTTTCCTCGTAATAGCTGGAGCTTGGTTgggaaggggagccttggagcaatGGTAAAGTTGTCTCCATGTGACCAGATCACGG AGTTCTCTGGATCTTTTATTGGTTTTGGAGGCACTGATATGTGGAGTTCTGATTTTGCTAGTCTTGAGGAGATTATTCCGTCCCAAATATGTTTTGCGCTTTTGCAA GCGAAGGACTTTTGCTTTTGCAGTAACTTCATATTTTCACACTGCCGTTTTCATGCAAAGCAGGAATTTATTACAAATAGACACGCTTTATCTCTGGAGATGTCAGGATTCTTACACATCACTGATAAAGGGTCATATGGTTCCAGGACTTCCGAGAGAAATCGAAATGACACAATC CCGTCAAGCTTGTTATCAGAGACAGATACATTCGATTTTACATTCCACAACACTTCTGAACGAAAGAAACTTTCAAAAGATGAGTGGAATAAGTTAGCTAGAGACACCACAAAGAAGGCTATGGAAGAGCTTGTTTCTTCCCCAGATTTAAGCAAATGGGTCGTTGCTCACGCAGATAGGATTACTTTGTATGAGTCCAAATTTAGATGA
- the LOC104229794 gene encoding uncharacterized protein isoform X2, giving the protein MERTPSACAMQWSIDLEKGLRSNKPEAILDIGPKLEWWSRESNLSAAEYKVFGLIPGEDKLFANTILLRLADAFKSGDKHMKLCIVKIFLSELKQRRRLRSKGRKDKGILSKDKLDSYRELLSRIKIVFDTGDVQERALALALFGCWAHIAKDSADVRYLILSSLVSMHVLEAKASLFAAGCFSELANDFAYVFLEMLGGLLMSSETSRVIRLAGGRAFAKMWCSLVLADRAHKTGMKLILESSEEDFSLVMLVSLSKIASKWTSLIPIQVELLFSFMAKDRGLSLQALALKCLHFILAKGIYHFHASSNVTLKLFGVINQSDFPPALQFEALRALYKMPLTNLETIPCTEILTSFSKFLQIVEFRLHSSIISERLFSVHVLASIFYKLLGIPKDAAGGIGSIVASRMITFTIDRISQLIKLVVDNPHPNKEAEQEVKSLLFILVNLVERHRDLSGIVLDKICIVIEHLVRMLNEVTSMENSGSEDHHMTELDKEDHTSTASRVLVCLSQILITCFEMLEVSTAGATQVFNRMEHLVEHVHRCSLLPVYIRVIYHFLLHYHAGYHCMWLKIGEDTVSNRNFRLSRCSSLSAYGSLSQNESLIIDCVKEILDKKDYWSSYKLGKYSACHGAWLVAAYIFGDLIPMVRSDICCLWLKSLSHLSELERQVQLFRLTLSGNTAGETTTVNQIENVVGASNKLCSLEEAFGTSVSGRAFSFQRWFITIRSKVVGTVADVLKLLSTNSFSEEASRSTERLGERILVQQSESSQGLSSLLQLLAHASSQLMRLAREFDLLGASFIGMDRKSMKIVSDFGLGCSLLAFSTGLTFLFVSSHGKQDCSIYGLETSEEQFHTLLVHDLLRRLGYIDLETSKNLRQLLDFRRSSRSCSMQEFQNEISSTSVEARDVTKLCRYSVQRFLSLQASTVHVNTGVSQIPRDALQLLFNIIFSWIQIPFRTPKHFFRLRPPISAELFITNEAGKRIDNISVLSGFQLPLTLCIQLRNISPDQLSRVSKLYCILHSRTSFQIFSESEDKKVPESSCQAWKSNHMVDLNDKLLHFTTGSPKRGGLHAMGSAEGTSVVDKFVCFDPNEKGQGFSTCLLDVSVFPVGSYQIKWHSCCIDNNGAYWSLMPLNKDQFFTVHESSNIGPLVGVP; this is encoded by the exons ATGGAGAGAACTCCATCGGCTTGTGCGATGCAGTGGAGCATTGACCTTGAAAAGGGCCTCCGTTCTAATAAACCTG AAGCCATACTAGATATTGGGCCAAAACTTGAGTGGTGGAGTAGAGAGTCAAATCTTAGTGCTGCTGAGTACAAAGTATTCGGCTTAATTCCTGGGGAGGATAAGCTATTTGCAAATACTATCCTCCTTAGGCTTGCAGATGCATTTAAGTCAGGGGATAAACATATGAAGCTTTGCATTGTGAAGATTTTCTTGTCCGAGCTCAAGCAGAGGAGGCGATTGAGGAGCAAGGGGAGAAAAGATAAGGGGATCCTTTCGAAGGATAAATTAGATAGCTATAGAGAACTTCTAAGTAGAATAAAGATAGTATTCGACACTGGAGACGTTCAAGAGAGAGCATTGGCTTTAGCTCTATTTGGTTGTTGGGCTCATATTGCAAAAGATAGTGCTGATGTAAGATACCTCATCCTTTCAAGCTTGGTGTCTATGCATGTTCTGGAG GCAAAGGCTTCTTTGTTTGCAGCTGGATGCTTTTCTGAATTGGCGAACGACTTTGCTTATGTATTTCTGGAAATGCTTGGAGGTCTGCTGATGTCATCTGAAACATCAAGGGTTATAAGGTTAGCAGGAGGACGTGCTTTTGCTAAAATGTGGTGCTCACTTGTACTAGCGGATAGAGCTCATAAG ACTGGTATGAAGCTTATCCTAGAATCTTCAGAAGAAGACTTCTCGTTGGTGATGCTAGTTTCACTTTCCAAAATTGCTTCTAAATGGACATCTTTAATTCCTATACAG GTGGAACTACTTTTCTCATTTATGGCAAAGGACAGAGGTTTGAGCCTGCAAGCTTTGGCATTAAAATGCCTCCATTTCATTTTAGCCAAAGGAATTTATCACTTCCATGCCAGTTCAAATGTGACTCTAAAGTTGTTTGGTGTCATAAATCAGTCTGATTTTCCACCAGCTTTACAGTTTGAAGCTCTAAGAGCTTTATACAAG ATGCCGCTGACCAACCTGGAGACAATTCCATGCACAGAGATCCTCACTAGTTTCTCCAAGTTCTTACAAATTGTTGAGTTCAGACTACATTCTTCAATTATCTCAGAGAGGCTTTTCTCTGTTCATGTATTAGCTAGTATTTTTTACAAGCTTTTAGGAATACCGAAAGATGCAGCTGGTGGAATTGGTTCAATTGTTGCATCTCGCATGATTACTTTCACCATCGATCGTATCTCCCAACTAATAAAGTTAGTGGTTGATAATCCTCATCCAAACAAAGAGGCGGAGCAGGAGGTAAAGAGTTTACTCTTTATTTTAGTTAATCTGGTCGAAAGGCATCGAGATCTCTCTGGTATTGTACTGGATAAGATCTGTATAGTTATCGAACATCTGGTACGCATGCTCAATGAAGTTACCAGCATGGAGAATTCAGGCTCAGAAGATCATCATATGACAGAGCTCGACAAAGAGGACCATACATCAACTGCATCGAGAGTTTTGGTTTGTTTATCCCAGATTCTGATAACTTGCTTTGAAATGCTGGAAGTTTCCACTGCTGGTGCCACCCAAGTCTTTAACAGAATGGAGCATTTGGTTGAGCATGTGCACCGGTGCAGCTTACTTCCTGTTTACATCCGCGTAATATATCACTTTTTATTGCACTACCATGCTGGATATCACTGTATGTGGCTGAAGATAGGGGAAGATACGGTTTCTAATAGAAATTTTCGTCTATCTCGTTGTAGTTCTCTCTCAGCTTATGGTTCCCTATCCCAGAATGAAAGTCTCATTATTGACTGTGTGAAGGAAATTTTGGATAAAAAAGACTATTGGTCGTCTTATAAGCTTGGAAAATATTCGGCATGTCATGGCGCATGGTTGGTAGCTGCTTACATATTTGGGGATCTAATTCCTATGGTTCGATCTGATATCTGTTGTTTGTGGTTGAAATCCTTATCCCATCTTTCAGAATTAGAAAGGCAAGTCCAGTTGTTCAGGCTTACTCTTTCTGGAAATACTGCCGGGGAAACTACGACAGTTAATCAAATTGAAAATGTTGTTGGGGCCTCCAACAAACTTTGTTCTTTAGAGGAAGCTTTTGGTACCTCTGTTTCTGGTCGTGCTTTTAGTTTCCAGAGATGGTTTATTACTATAAGATCAAAGGTTGTTGGAACGGTAGCAGATGTACTTAAATTATTGAGCACAAATTCATTTTCAGAAGAAGCATCCAGAAGTACTGAACGACTAGGGGAAAGGATTTTGGTTCAACAGTCGGAATCTTCACAAGGACTCAGCTCTTTGTTGCAATTGCTTGCCCACGCTTCTTCTCAGCTCATGAGGCTAGCAAGAGAATTTGATCTCTTAGGAGCGTCATTCATTGGCATGGACAGAAAAAGTATGAAGATAGTTTCTGATTTTGGATTAGGTTGTTCACTATTAGCCTTTAGTACTGGATTAACATTTCTTTTTGTCAGTTCCCATGGTAAACAAGATTGTAGTATTTATGGTCTTGAAACCTCAGAGGAGCAATTTCATACTCTGCTGGTTCATGATTTATTAAGGAGACTGGGCTATATAGACTTGGAGACTAGCAAAAATTTACGGCAGCTTTTGGATTTCCGTCGAAGTTCTAGGAGCTGTTCCATGCAAGAATTCCAAAATGAAATTTCTTCCACTAGTGTTGAAGCAAGAGATGTTACTAAACTTTGTAGATATTCTGTTCAGAGATTTCTTAGTTTGCAAGCGAGTACCGTACATGTCAATACTGGGGTATCCCAAATTCCCCGTGATGCTTTGCAGTTGCTGTTCAACATTATTTTCTCGTGGATACAGATCCCTTTCCGGACTCCCAAACACTTTTTTCGATTGAG GCCTCCCATTTCTGCTGAGCTTTTCATAACAAATGAAGCTGGTAAAAGGATAGATAATATATCTGTCTTGTCAGGCTTTCAGCTCCCTCTAACTCTGTGCATTCAACTAAGAAATATATCGCCAGATCAGCTGTCTCGCGTGTCGAAGTTGTACTGCATCCTTCACTCACGAACATCCTTTCAAATATTTAGTGAAAGCGAGGATAAGAAAGTACCAGAGTCCAGTTGTCAGGCTTGGAAAAGCAATCACATGGTAGACCTTAATGACAAGCTATTGCACTTTACAACAGGGTCTCCCAAGAGGGGTGGATTACATGCTATGGGAAGTGCTGAAGGGACTTCAGTTGTGGATAAATTTGTGTGTTTTGATCCTAATGAGAAAGGGCAAGGATTTTCAACCTGCTTGCTAGATGTTTCTGTGTTTCCTGTGGGTTCTTACCAAATCAAATGGCACAGCTGTTGTATAGACAATAATGGTGCTTACTGGAGCCTAATGCCCCTGAACAAAGATCAGTTCTTCACTGTACATGAATCTTCTAATATTGGTCCTTTAGTTGGAGTACCATAG
- the LOC104229794 gene encoding uncharacterized protein isoform X1, with protein sequence MERTPSACAMQWSIDLEKGLRSNKPGKSAEAILDIGPKLEWWSRESNLSAAEYKVFGLIPGEDKLFANTILLRLADAFKSGDKHMKLCIVKIFLSELKQRRRLRSKGRKDKGILSKDKLDSYRELLSRIKIVFDTGDVQERALALALFGCWAHIAKDSADVRYLILSSLVSMHVLEAKASLFAAGCFSELANDFAYVFLEMLGGLLMSSETSRVIRLAGGRAFAKMWCSLVLADRAHKTGMKLILESSEEDFSLVMLVSLSKIASKWTSLIPIQVELLFSFMAKDRGLSLQALALKCLHFILAKGIYHFHASSNVTLKLFGVINQSDFPPALQFEALRALYKMPLTNLETIPCTEILTSFSKFLQIVEFRLHSSIISERLFSVHVLASIFYKLLGIPKDAAGGIGSIVASRMITFTIDRISQLIKLVVDNPHPNKEAEQEVKSLLFILVNLVERHRDLSGIVLDKICIVIEHLVRMLNEVTSMENSGSEDHHMTELDKEDHTSTASRVLVCLSQILITCFEMLEVSTAGATQVFNRMEHLVEHVHRCSLLPVYIRVIYHFLLHYHAGYHCMWLKIGEDTVSNRNFRLSRCSSLSAYGSLSQNESLIIDCVKEILDKKDYWSSYKLGKYSACHGAWLVAAYIFGDLIPMVRSDICCLWLKSLSHLSELERQVQLFRLTLSGNTAGETTTVNQIENVVGASNKLCSLEEAFGTSVSGRAFSFQRWFITIRSKVVGTVADVLKLLSTNSFSEEASRSTERLGERILVQQSESSQGLSSLLQLLAHASSQLMRLAREFDLLGASFIGMDRKSMKIVSDFGLGCSLLAFSTGLTFLFVSSHGKQDCSIYGLETSEEQFHTLLVHDLLRRLGYIDLETSKNLRQLLDFRRSSRSCSMQEFQNEISSTSVEARDVTKLCRYSVQRFLSLQASTVHVNTGVSQIPRDALQLLFNIIFSWIQIPFRTPKHFFRLRPPISAELFITNEAGKRIDNISVLSGFQLPLTLCIQLRNISPDQLSRVSKLYCILHSRTSFQIFSESEDKKVPESSCQAWKSNHMVDLNDKLLHFTTGSPKRGGLHAMGSAEGTSVVDKFVCFDPNEKGQGFSTCLLDVSVFPVGSYQIKWHSCCIDNNGAYWSLMPLNKDQFFTVHESSNIGPLVGVP encoded by the exons ATGGAGAGAACTCCATCGGCTTGTGCGATGCAGTGGAGCATTGACCTTGAAAAGGGCCTCCGTTCTAATAAACCTG GTAAATCTGCAGAAGCCATACTAGATATTGGGCCAAAACTTGAGTGGTGGAGTAGAGAGTCAAATCTTAGTGCTGCTGAGTACAAAGTATTCGGCTTAATTCCTGGGGAGGATAAGCTATTTGCAAATACTATCCTCCTTAGGCTTGCAGATGCATTTAAGTCAGGGGATAAACATATGAAGCTTTGCATTGTGAAGATTTTCTTGTCCGAGCTCAAGCAGAGGAGGCGATTGAGGAGCAAGGGGAGAAAAGATAAGGGGATCCTTTCGAAGGATAAATTAGATAGCTATAGAGAACTTCTAAGTAGAATAAAGATAGTATTCGACACTGGAGACGTTCAAGAGAGAGCATTGGCTTTAGCTCTATTTGGTTGTTGGGCTCATATTGCAAAAGATAGTGCTGATGTAAGATACCTCATCCTTTCAAGCTTGGTGTCTATGCATGTTCTGGAG GCAAAGGCTTCTTTGTTTGCAGCTGGATGCTTTTCTGAATTGGCGAACGACTTTGCTTATGTATTTCTGGAAATGCTTGGAGGTCTGCTGATGTCATCTGAAACATCAAGGGTTATAAGGTTAGCAGGAGGACGTGCTTTTGCTAAAATGTGGTGCTCACTTGTACTAGCGGATAGAGCTCATAAG ACTGGTATGAAGCTTATCCTAGAATCTTCAGAAGAAGACTTCTCGTTGGTGATGCTAGTTTCACTTTCCAAAATTGCTTCTAAATGGACATCTTTAATTCCTATACAG GTGGAACTACTTTTCTCATTTATGGCAAAGGACAGAGGTTTGAGCCTGCAAGCTTTGGCATTAAAATGCCTCCATTTCATTTTAGCCAAAGGAATTTATCACTTCCATGCCAGTTCAAATGTGACTCTAAAGTTGTTTGGTGTCATAAATCAGTCTGATTTTCCACCAGCTTTACAGTTTGAAGCTCTAAGAGCTTTATACAAG ATGCCGCTGACCAACCTGGAGACAATTCCATGCACAGAGATCCTCACTAGTTTCTCCAAGTTCTTACAAATTGTTGAGTTCAGACTACATTCTTCAATTATCTCAGAGAGGCTTTTCTCTGTTCATGTATTAGCTAGTATTTTTTACAAGCTTTTAGGAATACCGAAAGATGCAGCTGGTGGAATTGGTTCAATTGTTGCATCTCGCATGATTACTTTCACCATCGATCGTATCTCCCAACTAATAAAGTTAGTGGTTGATAATCCTCATCCAAACAAAGAGGCGGAGCAGGAGGTAAAGAGTTTACTCTTTATTTTAGTTAATCTGGTCGAAAGGCATCGAGATCTCTCTGGTATTGTACTGGATAAGATCTGTATAGTTATCGAACATCTGGTACGCATGCTCAATGAAGTTACCAGCATGGAGAATTCAGGCTCAGAAGATCATCATATGACAGAGCTCGACAAAGAGGACCATACATCAACTGCATCGAGAGTTTTGGTTTGTTTATCCCAGATTCTGATAACTTGCTTTGAAATGCTGGAAGTTTCCACTGCTGGTGCCACCCAAGTCTTTAACAGAATGGAGCATTTGGTTGAGCATGTGCACCGGTGCAGCTTACTTCCTGTTTACATCCGCGTAATATATCACTTTTTATTGCACTACCATGCTGGATATCACTGTATGTGGCTGAAGATAGGGGAAGATACGGTTTCTAATAGAAATTTTCGTCTATCTCGTTGTAGTTCTCTCTCAGCTTATGGTTCCCTATCCCAGAATGAAAGTCTCATTATTGACTGTGTGAAGGAAATTTTGGATAAAAAAGACTATTGGTCGTCTTATAAGCTTGGAAAATATTCGGCATGTCATGGCGCATGGTTGGTAGCTGCTTACATATTTGGGGATCTAATTCCTATGGTTCGATCTGATATCTGTTGTTTGTGGTTGAAATCCTTATCCCATCTTTCAGAATTAGAAAGGCAAGTCCAGTTGTTCAGGCTTACTCTTTCTGGAAATACTGCCGGGGAAACTACGACAGTTAATCAAATTGAAAATGTTGTTGGGGCCTCCAACAAACTTTGTTCTTTAGAGGAAGCTTTTGGTACCTCTGTTTCTGGTCGTGCTTTTAGTTTCCAGAGATGGTTTATTACTATAAGATCAAAGGTTGTTGGAACGGTAGCAGATGTACTTAAATTATTGAGCACAAATTCATTTTCAGAAGAAGCATCCAGAAGTACTGAACGACTAGGGGAAAGGATTTTGGTTCAACAGTCGGAATCTTCACAAGGACTCAGCTCTTTGTTGCAATTGCTTGCCCACGCTTCTTCTCAGCTCATGAGGCTAGCAAGAGAATTTGATCTCTTAGGAGCGTCATTCATTGGCATGGACAGAAAAAGTATGAAGATAGTTTCTGATTTTGGATTAGGTTGTTCACTATTAGCCTTTAGTACTGGATTAACATTTCTTTTTGTCAGTTCCCATGGTAAACAAGATTGTAGTATTTATGGTCTTGAAACCTCAGAGGAGCAATTTCATACTCTGCTGGTTCATGATTTATTAAGGAGACTGGGCTATATAGACTTGGAGACTAGCAAAAATTTACGGCAGCTTTTGGATTTCCGTCGAAGTTCTAGGAGCTGTTCCATGCAAGAATTCCAAAATGAAATTTCTTCCACTAGTGTTGAAGCAAGAGATGTTACTAAACTTTGTAGATATTCTGTTCAGAGATTTCTTAGTTTGCAAGCGAGTACCGTACATGTCAATACTGGGGTATCCCAAATTCCCCGTGATGCTTTGCAGTTGCTGTTCAACATTATTTTCTCGTGGATACAGATCCCTTTCCGGACTCCCAAACACTTTTTTCGATTGAG GCCTCCCATTTCTGCTGAGCTTTTCATAACAAATGAAGCTGGTAAAAGGATAGATAATATATCTGTCTTGTCAGGCTTTCAGCTCCCTCTAACTCTGTGCATTCAACTAAGAAATATATCGCCAGATCAGCTGTCTCGCGTGTCGAAGTTGTACTGCATCCTTCACTCACGAACATCCTTTCAAATATTTAGTGAAAGCGAGGATAAGAAAGTACCAGAGTCCAGTTGTCAGGCTTGGAAAAGCAATCACATGGTAGACCTTAATGACAAGCTATTGCACTTTACAACAGGGTCTCCCAAGAGGGGTGGATTACATGCTATGGGAAGTGCTGAAGGGACTTCAGTTGTGGATAAATTTGTGTGTTTTGATCCTAATGAGAAAGGGCAAGGATTTTCAACCTGCTTGCTAGATGTTTCTGTGTTTCCTGTGGGTTCTTACCAAATCAAATGGCACAGCTGTTGTATAGACAATAATGGTGCTTACTGGAGCCTAATGCCCCTGAACAAAGATCAGTTCTTCACTGTACATGAATCTTCTAATATTGGTCCTTTAGTTGGAGTACCATAG